The following proteins are encoded in a genomic region of Candidatus Methylospira mobilis:
- the avs1c gene encoding AVAST type 1 anti-phage system protein Avs1c, translated as MMESMTPPMTRSEFEHRFHLLNEQMKQGKIQFAARAINGIHGIENVRILPNGRIDFLSVNELARNLANTTMHFDSERIKAMFDKQESQDVPGGGAE; from the coding sequence ATGATGGAAAGTATGACGCCCCCAATGACACGATCTGAGTTCGAACACCGTTTTCATCTTCTCAATGAGCAAATGAAACAAGGGAAAATTCAATTCGCCGCACGAGCGATAAACGGAATCCATGGAATAGAAAATGTAAGGATTTTGCCAAACGGACGGATTGATTTTCTCAGTGTAAACGAATTAGCGCGAAATCTAGCCAACACAACGATGCACTTTGATAGTGAAAGGATCAAGGCGATGTTCGACAAGCAAGAAAGCCAGGACGTACCAGGGGGTGGTGCGGAGTGA
- a CDS encoding AAA family ATPase, producing the protein MHIIRLSLQNFKRFTDLTIQNIPSQAKLVLLIGANGSGKSCVFDAFNWIAPGNASRWHGQQESAYFKKEEASDTGVMIESSSNETFERSDNTLSQNAAGKFYGRSSLRIVPHLKPANHPGDAIENDQDAPRFYIEQDERFFIDVQQFTANINKAARAPLFKANSLLNQTELLEQIHQIQAQYIAPLNASLARIFGETEQTSIRLENYEDAEPGQPIKLNFRKGGYSINFDLLSHGEKQVVILLLNFAVRKNQLRDKILYIDEMDAHMNTRLQFDLLQEIVEHWIPDDSQLWTASHALGFIDYARKSAHAAIIDFDSLDFDEAQTIEPVEKINPQLYEIAVSSELLGELANNRQLIFVENNDINYYKPALATTRRLLLPARDKTTAYFTAQALAQYCLIDRDYLSDDERNELLSTYSWLRLLNYYSVENYLYHPENVSELTACHDKAFDRFAYETAWRTAKNRDKAKLLNKLDGIRKGYPFFKEPGNEKLRKTYEGWQSHQKVADMLDSDDFETFFKVYPAKDHGGDARGLAGFGKDKLASTQWFQQQIRALIEPEN; encoded by the coding sequence ATGCATATCATTCGATTATCACTGCAAAACTTTAAACGTTTTACCGATCTAACTATCCAGAATATTCCATCACAAGCGAAACTGGTATTGTTGATCGGCGCAAACGGCTCGGGAAAATCCTGTGTATTCGATGCATTCAACTGGATAGCGCCAGGCAATGCCTCCCGCTGGCATGGTCAACAGGAAAGCGCCTACTTTAAAAAGGAAGAAGCTTCCGATACTGGCGTTATGATTGAATCCAGCTCCAACGAAACATTCGAGCGTAGCGATAACACCCTTTCGCAAAATGCGGCGGGCAAGTTTTATGGCCGCAGCAGTCTGCGCATCGTACCTCATTTGAAGCCCGCCAATCATCCAGGCGATGCCATCGAAAACGATCAGGATGCTCCTCGATTTTACATCGAGCAGGATGAACGCTTTTTTATTGATGTGCAGCAGTTTACCGCGAATATTAACAAAGCGGCCAGAGCACCGTTGTTCAAGGCAAATTCACTATTAAACCAAACAGAACTGCTGGAACAGATACATCAGATTCAGGCGCAATACATAGCCCCACTGAATGCCAGTCTGGCACGTATTTTCGGTGAAACCGAACAAACTTCGATTCGACTGGAAAACTACGAAGATGCTGAACCCGGCCAACCCATCAAACTCAACTTTCGCAAAGGCGGATACAGCATTAACTTCGACCTGCTCTCTCACGGTGAAAAACAGGTCGTCATACTGCTGCTGAATTTTGCCGTGCGTAAAAATCAACTCAGGGACAAAATTTTATATATTGACGAAATGGACGCGCATATGAATACGCGTCTACAGTTCGATTTATTACAGGAAATTGTCGAACACTGGATTCCAGACGACTCGCAACTCTGGACCGCCTCGCATGCGCTGGGCTTTATCGACTACGCGCGCAAATCGGCACACGCCGCCATCATCGACTTCGACTCCCTTGACTTCGATGAGGCGCAAACAATCGAGCCCGTGGAGAAAATCAATCCGCAACTCTATGAAATTGCAGTCAGTAGCGAGCTATTGGGCGAGTTGGCCAACAACCGCCAACTGATCTTTGTTGAAAATAACGACATTAACTATTACAAACCGGCGCTGGCTACAACCCGCCGCCTGTTACTGCCCGCCCGCGACAAAACTACCGCCTATTTCACAGCACAAGCACTGGCGCAATATTGTTTGATCGACAGGGATTATCTCAGCGACGACGAGCGCAACGAACTATTGTCCACCTATTCATGGTTACGCCTGTTGAATTACTACAGCGTTGAAAATTACCTCTATCATCCTGAAAATGTTTCCGAACTGACGGCCTGCCACGATAAGGCGTTTGATCGCTTCGCCTATGAAACCGCCTGGAGAACCGCAAAAAACAGGGACAAGGCCAAACTCCTGAATAAACTGGATGGCATACGCAAAGGCTATCCTTTTTTCAAAGAACCCGGCAATGAAAAGCTGCGCAAGACCTATGAAGGCTGGCAATCTCATCAAAAAGTGGCCGATATGCTGGACTCGGATGATTTTGAAACCTTCTTCAAGGTTTACCCCGCCAAAGACCATGGCGGAGACGCGCGCGGTCTGGCCGGGTTTGGTAAGGACAAGCTGGCGTCAACGCAATGGTTCCAGCAACAGATTCGGGCGCTGATTGAACCTGAAAACTAG
- the nth gene encoding endonuclease III produces the protein MNKLKRAAIFDRLQEAIPNPVTELVYASPFELLIAVVLSAQATDKSVNKATALLFPQANTPAALLALGVDRLKEYIKTIGLYNSKAEHIVSLCRMLMDKHQGQVPQTREALEALPGVGRKTANVMLNTAFGHPTIAVDTHIFRVANRTAIAPGKTVLAVEKKLESTVPSAHKLNAHHLLILHGRYICVARKPRCGSCCIADLCEYPDKIIE, from the coding sequence ATGAACAAACTCAAACGCGCGGCCATCTTCGACCGCTTGCAGGAAGCCATTCCGAACCCCGTCACCGAGCTGGTTTATGCTTCGCCTTTCGAGCTGCTGATCGCCGTTGTTCTGTCGGCGCAGGCGACCGACAAAAGCGTCAACAAGGCTACCGCTCTACTGTTTCCCCAGGCCAACACGCCTGCCGCGCTGCTGGCTCTGGGCGTGGACAGACTCAAGGAATACATCAAAACCATCGGGCTTTACAACAGCAAGGCCGAACATATCGTCAGCCTGTGCCGGATGCTGATGGACAAGCACCAGGGCCAGGTGCCGCAAACGCGGGAGGCGCTCGAAGCGCTGCCCGGCGTGGGCCGTAAAACCGCGAACGTGATGCTCAACACCGCGTTCGGTCACCCGACCATTGCGGTCGACACGCATATTTTCCGCGTAGCCAACCGCACCGCCATCGCTCCCGGAAAAACCGTGTTGGCGGTCGAAAAAAAACTGGAAAGTACGGTTCCGTCCGCGCACAAACTGAACGCGCATCATTTGTTGATACTGCATGGCCGCTATATCTGCGTGGCGCGCAAACCGCGCTGCGGGAGCTGCTGTATCGCCGATTTGTGCGAATACCCGGACAAGATTATCGAATGA
- a CDS encoding HvfA family oxazolone/thioamide-modified RiPP metallophore: MNKTDKKSVAALVGATVVGAFTAPIAHAESNPFALKELSSGYTQVAEVVPYKGQSTNTGTAPAPAPAKTQEATCGQGKCGAQMMKQQQQMKCGAGMSGMQQPAAAPAQTQKAMEGKCAGMKMDGNSATTPAPAAPQQ; encoded by the coding sequence ATGAATAAAACCGATAAAAAATCTGTCGCGGCACTGGTAGGCGCTACCGTTGTCGGCGCTTTCACCGCACCTATCGCTCATGCGGAAAGCAACCCTTTCGCATTGAAGGAACTTTCCAGCGGTTATACCCAAGTCGCAGAGGTCGTACCTTACAAGGGTCAAAGCACGAACACGGGTACCGCGCCAGCACCAGCTCCTGCGAAGACGCAGGAAGCCACATGCGGACAAGGCAAATGCGGCGCTCAGATGATGAAGCAGCAACAGCAGATGAAGTGCGGAGCCGGTATGTCGGGAATGCAGCAGCCAGCCGCTGCCCCTGCGCAAACCCAGAAAGCCATGGAAGGTAAATGCGCCGGAATGAAAATGGACGGCAATAGCGCAACCACTCCTGCGCCCGCAGCTCCGCAGCAATAA
- a CDS encoding HvfB family MNIO-type RiPP peptide maturase codes for MKTIPIATGLGLRREFAFELTEAMPENIAFYEVAPENWMKMGGKWGRLFRAMTERFPFIFHGLSLSVGGFAPLDTRFIAELKSFLQQHQALLYSEHLSYCGDDGLLYDLLPIPFTEEAVHHAAARIRQTQDLLDRRIAIENVSYYAAPGKEMEEIDFLNAVLEEADCLLLLDVNNIYVNSVNHGYDALAFLQAIPGERIAYAHIAGHYVEAADFLVDTHGATIIDPVWMLLQKAYELFGVFPTLLERDFNIPPLPELLKEAGTIHTLQQQAGKSHATV; via the coding sequence ATGAAAACCATACCGATTGCTACCGGGTTAGGCCTTAGACGCGAATTCGCTTTCGAACTCACGGAAGCGATGCCGGAGAATATCGCTTTTTACGAGGTTGCTCCGGAAAACTGGATGAAAATGGGCGGGAAGTGGGGACGCTTGTTCAGAGCGATGACCGAGCGTTTTCCATTCATCTTTCACGGGCTGTCTCTTTCCGTAGGCGGTTTTGCGCCTCTGGATACCCGATTCATCGCTGAACTCAAATCATTTTTGCAGCAACATCAGGCTTTACTGTACAGCGAACATCTGAGTTATTGCGGCGATGACGGATTGCTATACGATTTACTGCCGATACCGTTCACTGAAGAAGCCGTGCATCATGCCGCAGCGCGAATCCGGCAAACCCAGGATTTACTGGATCGCAGGATAGCGATAGAAAACGTTTCCTATTATGCCGCGCCCGGCAAGGAAATGGAGGAAATCGATTTCCTCAACGCCGTGCTGGAGGAAGCGGATTGCCTGCTGCTGCTGGACGTGAACAATATTTATGTCAACAGCGTGAATCATGGCTACGACGCGCTCGCATTTCTGCAGGCCATACCCGGCGAACGCATTGCCTACGCCCATATAGCCGGACATTATGTGGAAGCGGCGGACTTCCTGGTTGATACTCACGGCGCGACCATTATCGATCCGGTCTGGATGCTGCTGCAAAAGGCCTATGAGTTATTCGGCGTCTTTCCCACGCTGCTGGAAAGGGATTTCAACATCCCGCCGCTTCCTGAGTTGCTAAAGGAGGCCGGAACCATCCACACCTTGCAACAACAGGCGGGTAAAAGCCATGCAACCGTCTGA
- a CDS encoding HvfC family RiPP maturation protein: MQPSETGTPAFIETQRAFSAYIRDPHNNPMPADVQPQRIAMYRELLSNNIDSFLSNAFPIIKETLDSRYWQTLIDDFFARHRSSSPYFSGVPEEFLDYLAKERADMPGDPPFLLELAHYEWVEMALAIAEEEAPEPDADKLEKPLDTCIRLSPVAWPLAYRFPVHRIACDNQPLQAPADPTYLAVYRNREDEVLFLELNNLTYRLLQRLSENHNETARAILGNLALEMGYTDINPILKHGATLLTDLAERGIV; the protein is encoded by the coding sequence ATGCAACCGTCTGAAACCGGAACGCCCGCCTTTATCGAAACGCAGCGCGCGTTCAGCGCCTATATACGCGATCCGCACAACAATCCGATGCCGGCGGACGTTCAACCCCAACGTATCGCGATGTATCGCGAATTGCTGTCCAACAATATCGACAGTTTTCTTTCCAACGCCTTTCCGATTATCAAGGAAACGCTGGACAGCCGGTATTGGCAAACGCTGATCGACGATTTTTTTGCGCGTCACCGCTCCAGCTCACCGTATTTTTCCGGCGTACCTGAAGAATTTCTTGATTATCTCGCCAAAGAACGCGCGGATATGCCCGGCGATCCGCCTTTTCTACTGGAATTGGCTCACTACGAATGGGTCGAAATGGCTTTGGCGATTGCCGAAGAGGAAGCGCCGGAACCTGATGCCGACAAGCTCGAAAAACCGCTGGATACCTGCATCAGGCTGTCGCCGGTCGCCTGGCCGCTGGCATACCGTTTCCCTGTTCACCGGATAGCGTGCGACAACCAGCCATTGCAAGCGCCTGCCGACCCGACCTATCTCGCAGTTTATCGTAATCGCGAAGACGAAGTTCTCTTTCTCGAACTCAACAATCTGACCTACCGGCTACTGCAGCGCCTGTCGGAAAACCACAACGAAACCGCTCGCGCAATACTTGGCAATCTCGCATTGGAAATGGGATACACGGATATCAACCCGATACTCAAGCATGGCGCAACGTTGTTGACGGATCTGGCCGAGCGAGGAATAGTATAG
- the tnpA gene encoding IS66 family insertion sequence element accessory protein TnpA, which yields MAISGYWQDHINPWQNSGLSQAAYCRLSGDFMLHLAGAFPFYWDVPKVSIRLWGIVAYLASRVRQCILAQSTQLMSIHVLPDAKIRISS from the coding sequence ATGGCGATATCCGGCTACTGGCAAGATCATATCAATCCCTGGCAAAACAGCGGTCTGTCGCAGGCAGCATATTGTCGGTTGAGCGGTGATTTCATGTTGCATCTTGCTGGCGCGTTCCCGTTTTATTGGGATGTACCTAAAGTCTCGATAAGACTTTGGGGTATTGTGGCTTATTTAGCTTCACGGGTAAGACAGTGTATACTGGCGCAGTCTACCCAGCTTATGAGCATCCACGTTCTACCCGATGCCAAAATCCGTATCTCCTCCTGA